The DNA segment TGTCTCAACTTTGGTCAGAGAACCTTTTCTGTGGTTGTTAGCAGTTAATAACTGGTCAGAGTGCTGAGAAAAAGTGCCTTCACCAGTCACTTGCAAGCCTCCCACAAAGGCTGAGGCAATGTTAGAGAAGACAGGTAAAAGGAAAGTAACAaccagaggatgaggaagagtgctgtgaaattctgttttcttgctgtcttagggttttactgctgtgaacagacaccatgaccaaggcaactcttataaaggacaacatttaattgggttggCCTAAAGGTTCAGAAGGTCAGTCcatttatcatcaaggcagaaacatggcagcatccaggaaggcatagtacaggaggaattgagaattctacattttcatctgaaggctgctagcagaatactgactccaggcagtaggacaagggtattaaagcccatacccacaaggtcacacctcccaagtgccactccctgggccgagcatataaaCCATCACACAAACCATGGGATGGCCACTGGACCCAAGGACTCACTGGTGCTACAGTGAACTGAACAACATCGGGTCGAGATTCCTCCAATAGGCACCACTAGTGGAACTAGCTGggttattaaaaaaatcagagaggACATGAAGGTAGACAGGGGTGTGTTGGGAGTTTCTAGAGGAATGGAAGGGAGAGGTGAGGGTGCATATGGTCAAGATGCATGCTTACatgcatgaaattgtcaaatttttaaatcctttattttttttttaaggtagaaAAATCACCAGGCATGATGGAGCATACCTTTAATTCcggtactagggaggcagaggcagagtttgaggccagcctggtctgtaaagcaagttccaggacagccagggctacacagagaaactctgtctcaaaacaataacaaaaaagacataaacaaactaaaaggtAGAAAATCATTGAAGACTaatgtcagcctctggcctccacgtacATTTTCATGggtgagcaaacacacacacacacacacacacacacacacacccacacacacctgctCACAAAATAATAAAGGAGAAAACTTTATGCTCGTGGGAAGAAAGACTCAAACCTATCAAAATGTCTGTTCTTCCCAACTTGATCTCGAATTAGTACAATCTCAGTCAAAATTCCAGCAAGTCATTTTGTGGGTATCGGATTTAGATGATTCCAGTGTTTACATAAAAAAAGCAAGAGACCCACTATAGCCAACATAACCACTAATGGAAAAGAACACAGCTACAGGACCTACACTAGCTGATGCCAAGGCTCACTCTAAAGCCATAGTAACCAACACAGTGgtattaataaaaaaacaaatacatcacTGTCAGAATACAGAGACCAAAAGTAGATCTTCACAGAGCCAAATGTCTCTGAAAGGAGCAAAAACCAAAGATAATATatcctgtattttctcctgtaggtgaaacctagatttaaaattgtgtttatatTCACATATACGTGTTTGTAGGTCATGAAACTAGAAACAGGActaggagggggaggaagagatcTTAATGGTGGTGGGAAGTAGGGTAATGGAACGCTTGTACTAGGAAGGCAGAAATGGGCAGGGAGAAGCGATCCAGCTGGAGGCGGAGTGGGCACACAAAGAGCAGTGGGCACAGGTGACAGAAGAGAACAGTGTAATCTACACCATAATAAATCTGCTATTATGTACACCAACCTGAAAGACTAATTAATTATTGAAACAAAATCTCACGATGAAGCCCTCCCTGGCCTGGATAAAAACCAGAGtgtcctccaactcagagatctggttgcttccacttctcagtgaaaggcatgtgccaccatgccctgcttaaaaagattaattttctaACAGGAGCAAATGCCATAAACGGGAGGCAAGCAATCCTTCAAGAATTGGTCTTGAATAACCCAGAATCCATGTGTGAAGAGAGAAATGGACAGGTAGGATGTGGGTAACCGACcttatattcctttttttttttttttttaagatttatccatatggttgctgggaattgaactcaggacctctggaaaagcagttggggctcttaaccactgagccatctctccagcccctgaccttATATTCTTTACAAAAATCATAGAGCTAAATATAAAGTGCAAAGCCTCCCCCATTCtacaagggaaactgaggcccagagatgaGATCAGATGAAGTTTACACAGCCCAGGCTAGAACAAAATGCAGACCGGACGGCGCCATTCCAAAGCCTTATTTTCTTCACCAAATTTTACCTGCCCTTGATGGAGTGATCCTCACTTTTATTAAGAAATACAAGCttgcagtggtagagcgcttgcctaggaagcgcaaggccctgggttcggtccccagctccgaacaaaaaagaaccaaaaaaaaaaagaaatacaagctTGGCATGGGGGTACACACCTCACTCCTCACTATTATAGACCGAGGTGGGGGCTGCTGCACTGGAGATAAGCCTACAGCTGCAGTGAGACTGTCTTCCCTTGAAAATTCACTGCATTTAGATGCATACTAAATGAAAGTTCTGTGCTCTCaccacaggaaaaaagaaaaaaggggggaaagaagACAAATACGCAGCTGCCAGCTTTTATACCTAGTTATGTTTCACAGCAGGGGGACCTTAGTCAGATCATTATGGGCACCATGTAGTTCTAATCAAGCAAACCAAATATTTAGGGCCTGAGTCTTTTTATAAACTTCCGTCATTGACAAAGACATAATGAACTTTCTTCTAAGGGCTTAACACTCTTTATCAACCATTCATTTCATTAGCTCATGAATTTAGAAGTAGATGCTGGCAGAATGGTGGCATCAGATGTCTCTAATCCCGGCACTTGGAAGGCACAGGTAggtagacctctgagtttgaggccagcctggtctacaaagttgagttccagggcagccagggctacacagtaaaagtctttgagaaaccctgtctagaagtGAAAGCCTTTAAAATACAGGATGCAGTGTTGCAAATATCCACTGCCCCTCACCGCAGGCTTTCTATCTGTGGAGTGCTGAACTGGAGAAGTAACAGTGGGAGTCAAGCGCACAGCCTCATGTTTTCTGATGCCCTAGTtcaaaaaaagtaaaatcaaactCATGAGTgacataaaatgttttatttaatccaacacatcgcTGGAGTATAATAGATGCACTATTACTATTAATGGGGTATTTTACACGCTTTGGGGGAAGGGATGGGTACTTGTCAATGTGCAGTGTTCACTTACAGCATCTCTCACTTCAGGCTGCTCACACTTCCAGGGCTGGGCAACCACATACATATACGGCTTGTGATGAAAGGGCTGGACTGCACAGGGACGGGAGAGTCGATTAGGTTAAGCTTCTCCAGTCAAAATGTTCATGATTCCTCAAATGGAGCCCTTGGGCCTCCTAAGCCCTTTGGACTCCCAAACTCAGGTTTATCCCGCTACAAGTTAAGAGAAGACAGCCTTCACCTCATTTCAAACACTGGGATCTTGCTGGCCTCAGTACAGCAAACAACACTCAACCTTTAACTCCAAAGAGCCTCCCTCAGCTCTCATTCTCCAGTTCTGTAAAAGACCTTGTCTATCAGCTCACTCTctcctgtcatttttttttatcaacaaATAACTGCGTGTCTCACACaggtaattttaaaatgtaaatgatttCAAACAATACACTTTTCTCTCCATCCCAAGGCCACTTTGATACAGACAACAGCCATATAGTGGGTTGGCTTGTCTCAGTCTCTCCCCTGACCAGTTTCAACTGTAGCTGACTATTCCCTAGACCCCCTCATAGTGTTCGTTCCTTGTGGAATGAAGTCTAAATTCTATCTCACAAATAGAACTTCGTTCCACGATCTGCTCTTTATTTACCTAACAGTTTGCCTTTCCCAGACTGAACAAGGTCACTTACCTCCGGGCCtggatacttttatttttgtaaaaacaGCCACTTCGAACTCACAAAGCCGACTTAAGGTTCAGAAGCGATAGTACGCTAAATGACATATGATCGGGGCCACCGTCCCTGTCGCTCCTTCACACTTCCTAATTACCTTTTTAATTAAAAGCTCTTTGCCTTAAAAGCAAAACTCAAGTGATCAGGAACAGAAAACACAGGTGGAACGACTCGAGCTTTCCTTCCCTGGGATCACTGCAATGATTTTTCAATTACTACTTTCAATATCCGAGCCGCCACTCGAACCCCACAATACTCAGTTCAAGGCTTCCGGGCCGGAACAGAACAGCGACACACGTGGCGACCGGAGGGCGGGGTCCGAAAGCACAAGTCGGTTACTGCGCCTGCGCACTGCCTCCGGTTCAAGGACCCGTATTTAAAGAGACAGGAGGTCTAGTCATCGTGCAAGGCCCGTGGCCTTGTGGGCTCCTGGTCCGGTGGCCGGTGCGGAGCGTCAGAGCCAGGGCAGCCGAGAAGGCAGGTGAGGGGCAGCGCGGCGGGCCGCGGTGCGCCGTGTGGGGAGGGCCGGGGCCGAGCGTGGTGTGGCTCGAGTGGCCGTGGCTCCTCCCCCGCCCGCCGCTCAGCCTGGGGGCACACCCTCCGTGACGTGGCGGCCCCCCGGGAGCCCACGGGAGGCCCGCGGCCCCCGGGACCCCAGGCGGGCACCCGGAAGGGCAGGATGCTGCTGGCGGCAGAGTGGGCATCCTCAGGGGTCGAGGCCGGGCCGCTGCTGGTCCTCCCCGCCGCCTTGTGGCGCGGCGGGCTCAACCCGTGGGCAGAGCGGCGTGCTGCTTGctcttcgggggggggggggggctccagaGCCTCTCCGCGCTGGTCTCCCCCTGTAGTTAGTTGTCGTATCCCGGGCTGGACGACACGGCACCCCACCCACCCTAATCTGCGGAAAGTTGAACTCCTATCCGCCCGGagcacctccccagccctgccgGCCTTCACTCGCCTCTGTGATTCTTAACCGTTAGGGCTTATGTGACCCACTGAGTCTGCCAGTTACGGACTTCTCCTCCCCCAAATCGAATATTTTCAAAGTTTGGTATATATCCTCCGGGAGTTCCGAACTCCACCTCTGGCCTGCCCTCGTATGCGTTGTACTTTTCCTAACCAATTCATGAAGTAGTTCTAatctttggggggtgggggaggagttgTTATCCTTTTGAGACGATCTTGGCTATGTATCCCTAGATAGACAGAAATTTACTAAGTAAACCAGACTGTCCAACTTCGAACGCACAGCAATGCCTTCTGAGGGATGAGATTACAGGAGAGAGCCACCATAACTAGCTTAGTCctgttttttaaactaaaactggGGCCGGGTatagtagcacatgcctttaatccgtGCACTCAGAACAGTAGTTTGCTCTGCATCGTGactcccaggacagccagggctacatagaaagatcctgtctcaaaaggcgaaaaataaacagacaataaACTGGTCATgcttggtggctcacacctaccatcccagcactggaggtGGGAGGATCAGCTAGCTAGGGtcaaccttgttggaggaaaccGAGTCACCTGGTATCTGCCCCACTTTCCTGCCCCCTTTTAGCTGGATAGACTTGGCTTCCCAACCCCTTCTTAAATAGTATACCTGCTGTGTTCTGCACCATGTCGCACAGCAGTGATGGAAGCCAGCTTGCTGTTCTGACACAATATTCATTTTACTTCTCAGCAGAGTGGGGACTAAAAATAGTTTCCAGTAAATTGGAAATTAAAACTGTAAAGCCacttaaataattataaatataagagTAAGAATAATAATTTTCCACTTGAATTGATTCATCACTTGGTTAGATCTTACAGTCCGGTTATTTCAACCTCCCTGATTCAGGTAGCCGAATTAAGCAAGGGGATTGCTTATTCTGTTTCTAAggactttcctcttagcacaactgactACTCCTTGAATTAGGTCCTACTGTGAGCTGCAGTTGACAGATGAAATAGGAACAGAGAGGTAAAGTAACTGaaccaaggtcacacagctgataAATGGCTAAGGTTTTGAACTCAGGCAGTCAATCTGATTATAGACTCTGATTAGTTGCCTCGAAAAGGGGGCCTTCTTCTGAAATCCCAAAACTGTTACAGTGGCTGATTTGTTTTCTGAAAGTGGCTCATGTGTTATGTTTCACAGGAAAATTTCATAAACATAATGtaatttttcttggtttttaagACAGCTTCAGGATCCTGGTAATATTTAAAGGTCACCATCGATTATGAGTGCCTTTACAGTCTCTACAATGTTGACGAGGCATGCCCCTTTGGAAACTGGTTTTTCCTGTATTGGAACTCTGGGTGGTAAATATTTAATGCATTGGGAAGTGCTTGGTTAATCAAGTGCTCTGTCTGAGATTCTAGCTGTTAAGAAGTTGGAAGCCTGGATCcctcatgtctgtctgtctgtctgtctgtttccacCCTTTTATGCAGCTATATGACTTtggcctttaagaccctcttccCGAGAAACCTCTGTGCCCTTGGCAGAAAAGAACTGTGCCTGTTTTCAGAACAGCATCACTGGCCTGCCATAAGACAGTTCAGCCAGTGGTCGGAAACAAATCTCCTTTGTGGGTGCTGCCTCCTCCAGAGAAGAAAGCCTGTCCTATCTTTCCAGAGAGGTCATCTAAGACCACGTGCCACCCACCTTATTTCGTGGTCAGGGTCGCATGTGGGACTCTGTACTGGCCCCTGTGAGATGGCCGAACAGCGGTTCTGTGTGGACTATGCCAAGCGGGGCACAGCTGGCTGCAAGAAATGCAAGGAGAAGATTGTAAAGGGCGTATGCCGCATTGGCAAAGTGGTACCCAATCCCTTCTCAGAGTCTGGGGGTGATATGAAAGAGTGGTACCACATTAAGTGCATGTTTGAGAAACTGGAGCGGGCGCGGGCCACcacaaaaaaaattgaagacctcaCAGAGCTGGAAGGCTGGGAAGAGCTGGAAGATAATGAaaaggaacagataagccagcACATTGCAGGTGAGGGGAGAACCTGCTCTCGAAGCTCGCTGGTGCTGATAGGATAGGGCACCAGGAGACTGGAGTCTGGGAGATTTCTTTCTCTGTGCGTCTTCCTTGAGCATAATTTCAAATTCACGAATTTTATTCAGAATAAAACACGCAGGCTCTCTACACAGATTTCCTTCTTGATAACAGTCAGTTGGCTTTATCATTGTTGTTTATGTGttcattctctcttccatatcagGCTTGGTTTTTATTGAGCCATTCAAAGAAAGTTGTATCACCAGGCCCTGGAGGTACCCCAACGGGTATCTGAAAAATAGGATCTTTTCTTCCGAGATCATAGCTTACCTGTCAGCCTCACTAAACTGTATCTGTATACTGTTCTGTTAGTTGACTGAAGGCTATAATTTAGTAGTACATTTTTCTCCATTGCAGGGTTCAGGTCTAGGATAAGACTGGGTGTTACATTTAATTGTCATGTCTCTTTGGCCTCCTTTTTACTCTGCAGCATTTCCagaggctttttgttttgttgttttattttttgtttgttttgtttttcttttattgagatGTGTTCTTGCTGTGCCATATAGCTTGGGCTGATCTCAAACTTGGAGCAATCTTCCTGTCTTGTCTCCTCAGGACTAAGATTATAGGCTTGTGTTACCAAGCCTGGTACTCCATGGTCTTTCTTGTAgatattgatattttaaaagaatacctTTTGGCTGTCACCTTGTTAGCTTTATGAACTAGTAGATTACTACCTTTTCCCAGAGACTTACAGTTCAATATTATACTCAGTTTGGTACTTAATTGTCCCATATTTGGCCAGCTTGCACACCCTTTAGGCTGGCTCCTATATCCTGTATACCCTAgttttcttgtgttctttctctctctctccagacttTTAAGTTTGACTTTACACTCTCAGTCTTTTCTGCATCAGCCTGTCAAGTCGGAAATTGCACATGTTTTCCAACTACACTTGGCACATCCTTTTCTCTGAGAGTTGTAGCTAGGTGAGGTGGTGGTATGAGCCTGCAACCTTAGGCATTCAggagtgagttcaagactagcaagaccctgtctgaaaaacattAGTACTTAGGCATTAGGTTTGAGAGGATGCTCTTGACCTTtttctgtgtgttctttcctaCCCTTGGAGGCAGCCATCCCTCCAAGGAGTCTGGATTCCCATTAATGGAAAACAATTTTAGGAACTAAAATCTGGATGCTATGTGTCTCATCCGCATAAGATAGCATATCTTTGATTCTAAGTCCTTGGAACAGATTAGAAAGTTAGTTAGAAAGATAAGCAATTGCCTAAtcatatacgtatatacatacatcTACACATATGTACTTGCCCACTTTTATATGCAAGAGGAATAGATCTAAAGGCTGTAGCCCTAAAGATGGGCCTTTGTACTCCTTGCATCTCACTAGGAAGGAAGTGCACGGAACACTCGGATTTCTCCCCCTCTGCCAGACAGACATGTTCTGCCTTCTCCATTTTACTGTGTTGTTTCTATATTTTGGGGCTACTCGACAGAGCTAGCTCCAAGTTTTATTTATCAGAATGTgattactggggctggagggatggctcagtggttaagagcaaaggTGGCTTTtctagagggcctgagttcaattcccaacaccccccatggcagctcaccaccATCTGCAACTCTAAtcccagggatccaacacccttctctggcctccctgggtaccaggcacacacatatacacagacatatatgcgggcaaaacacctatgcacataaaataaaaatcttcaaaaataaaaaaacattattAATTTCCCCCAAATTTGTACTAATTCTTATATATTGGATAAGAGGTGGACAATTTTGATGAAAATTCAAATTACTAATAGATGTAAATGATCCAAAATacctgtttggtttggtttgtttctttttctctgacttatatcttttttgggtttttttttgtttttgtttttgttttttttttccggagctggggatcgaacccagggccttgcgcctgctaggcaagcgctctaccgctgagctaaatccccaaccctgacttaTATCTTTTTAactccttcctctactcaaaaagAACAGACAGCCTGGGGTCATAATATAATAGGAGCTTTTGAAAACTGTTGACAAAACCTCTGAAGCTTTCTCGGCAGTCTTTGTCTGAAGGGCACTTTTGTTCTGTGGGTCCTGTAGACCTGTCTTCCAAGACAGCTGCCACACCGAAGAAGAAAGCTACTGTCCAGGCTAAGCTGACAACCACTGGCCAAGTGACATCACCAGTGAAAGGCGCTTCGTTTATTACCAGTACCAATCCCCGGAAATTTTCTGGCTTTTCAGGTAAGATGTGTTAGGCAACTTTCCCTGGTAAGGCCCTCCATTTGGTGTCTTAAGTCTCTGGCTCAGTGAAAACACGGATTTCCTGAGGGTCCATAACTGGCTTCTTTCTGTCTGGGCAGTCTCAGTGTTCCACTTGGGTAGCATACATTGTGTACTTTAGTCTCTTGTAGCTGGAACATGTTGGTTTGTCAAGACTTCGTCCACTTAAAGTTATTACCTGGgtcaaaaagatttttttttctaacctgctcctcttgtatttttaaatggcAGAATTCCGAGAAATTGTCTCCCCAAACTtgtctgaactgagaatagttcaTGCTTAACAGGTTTCCTTTGATTTCTCTTGCTACTCTGTGCCTTTATCTTCCTGAAGTTGAGCTGTATGAGCTCAAGAGCCAGAGGAGGCACTGAAGGAAGGCGGTGGGTTCTGTGGGGAGATAGTAGGGCCCCCTGATAAAGCAAGAGGACTTGGGATTTAATGGGCTCTGGATTCAGATTCCATCTCCTATTTCTTGCTTAAGTCTTGGCAAGATAAACAGTAATTTGTTATCATACACACACGTAAGTTGTTTGTGTTGTATAACAAACTACAGTGTGTGGACAGGGAATCGGTGGGTCATTGCTAGAACCCGTGCTGCACATAGGACTTGAGAGGGTCATTTATTGGCTGTAGGTAAGAGGGACCTTGTCCTCACTCGTAACCTGGGGAGGCACTTTGCTGTTACTCTCATCTCATTCCCTGAATGGAGTGAAGTATAGGCTGACAGTGGAGCTACTGTTACACTGATGTCTCTTTGCCCAGAAGTGTGTTGTTCCCTTTATTGTTTGAGATAAACAGTTCACACGGTTGGCTCAACTGAAGGAAATAACAAAATGAAACCTTTGGACTTGAGTAGTCTGGAGATTCAAAGAAGTCTAGATGTAAAGTCAGGAGAATTGAGGTTTGGTCCATGCTTGACAGCGTGGTGCTTTGAGCAAATCTTCACTTATTTGAGTATCTACGGTTCTGTCAGTGAATCAAGACATTAGTCCTGTCAGAGGACTATGGGAGATAATGTTAACAGAAATGATGCCTGGTTCTGTAGGAGTtttatcatatacatatgcacagtttgttttgtttaagagacagccctgggctggagagatggcttacccATCAAAGGCTACTCCCAGCCCAGAAATAGAAGAGAATGGGTCCTCTTGTCTAGCCTGTTCTGAAAttagatcctcctgtctctgcttcctggttgttAGAAGTACAGGCATGGGCTGCCATCCCCGGCagattttattatttgagaaCTCCAGTTTGTGCTTGGTAGTGAACCAGTGAACCTGGCTAAATACCAGTGCTCTGGAAAGATCTCCACCCCGGATCAAATTCCAGGTCAGAGATGATGACAGGTTTACAATTTACAAACCCAAACAAGAAGCCTTAGTCAGCAACTCCTTGATATACAACTCTGCCTCACTCTAGAAAATGGTCACAAAGAGGTGAGAATCACTGAGGTTTCTCTGAGATAAACAAAGGGGCCTTTTATTTTGACAATATGAAAAGATGAGCTGGGGGCCCTGATTTTTCTGCTGGCATCCCAGCATCCGCTGTCTTTGTTCTTCCAAGGAGGTAGGTGGTCTTGAAAGCTGTCTGCTCTCAGGCCTTGGTCTCATCAGTAAGAGGACAGTGAACTCTAACCCGCCAGGTTTGCAATAGCACTGACAGTCCACAATGGCGGTCATTTCAGTCTTACTGGTCCTTTGGTTTCTTCTCTCTTGCTCATCTCAGCCTTTGTGGAGTCAGAATGACAATTGCTCTGAGATTCACTTGATGGCTTGTGGCATGAAAGCAGCCTTAGTTCCTATGTGAGGTACTCACGAACACAGGTGCTCCTCAGTGCAGTCTTCCTGCAGTATTTGTGCTAATTACTTGACCTGCATATCTGTACCTGATACAAGGATCCAGTATATCTACCTCCAGTGACCCTTTGAGGAGCTTGAATAAATGACATATAAAGCCCCAGAAAAATCCTAGTGTTCTAACTTCTTTTTGTGCTTccctaacaaaagaaaaaatgagtcaTCTGTGTTGTCTCTCCAGCAGCCAAACCGAACAACTCTGAGCAAGACCCCTCAAGCCCTGCTCCTAAGACCAGTCTGTCCGCAAGTAAATGTGACCCTAAGCACAAAGATTGTCTACTACGAGAATTCCGGAAGCTGTGTGCCATGGTAGCTGAAAATCCTAGCTATAACACCAAGACCCAGATCATCCACGACTTCTTGCAGAAAGGCTCCACAGGAGGTAGGACTGTACATGTACTGAACATGGCTTCTCCTCTTAAAAGCTCAGAGCCATGGCCAGCTTGATGGGCACAAGATCATCGTGAAATGGGATCCATAGCTGGAGTTGTCACCGGACCCTGTATGTTACATGCCCGGTTCTGCTTGGGTGCTTGGTCATTTTCTCCCTCTGCCCTTATTTTGtccccaggaggcagaagaaccCATCACATTTGACCAATGGACAAATGGCCCACTAGCATATGTGATTAGGCGAAGCACATGCCCAGTGCAGAGTAGAATCCCCTGGCTTAGTTTCTTTCATGGATCTAGTATGTTGTCATTCAGTATCTCTTATGTCACCACAACGTGAAAGTTGGGGCTTTGCCCATTGGGAGACTATGGAGGAAAGGTGAGACAGATACACATGTAGGGAGCTGTGGGAAGCAGtctctgcttttttttctccattttcttcctcctcgtcctcctcctcttattATTTAGATGGGGCCTCACTGTATATCCTTTGCTGTCCTAGTacttactatatagaccaggctggcctcgaactcagagatctgcatttaggcttctgtctcctgagtgctgggatgggaggtgtgcagcaccacacaTGGCATCTCCATTTCTTAATGGGAGTTCCTTCCCTTTGTTTGCAGATGGCTTCCGAGGCGATGTGTACCTGACAGTGAAGCTGCTGCTGCCTGGTGTCATCAAGAGTGTGTACAACTTGAATGATAAGCAGATAGTGAAACTGTTCAGCCGAATTTTTAACTGCAACCCAGATGATATGGCCCGGGACCTAGAACAGGTCAGAGGCGGGTGGGTGTAGGGAGGTCATAACCTAGGTGGGACTCTGCCAGGATAGCCTTCCCATAGCCACTTTAAAAGTAACTGAGCACTACTGGTGGAGGCAACTGAAACTTAGTGAGCCAGACTCCATTAGGCTGGGGAAGCCAGGTGTGACGACGCAGCTGTTCCTTTCCTGAGTTTAATAACTGAAAACATACCACTGCCAAGCCACAGAGGCTTTATCTGAAAAGTCAGGGCTTGAGACTTCCTTTTGTCTGTCCTGGGACTGTGCTGGgctttatttgcttgtttgccttccccttctctctttggaCTTTGCATTCATCTTCAGTTTGTTCGTGACTCTTGCCTTGGTGCCATGGAATGTTTTTTTATCAAGCATCTAATGTGGACAGACCATGTTTTTGgttcagattcttttttttttttttttttggttctttttttcggagctggggaccgaacccagggccttgcgcttcctaggcaagcgctctgccactgagctaaatccccaacccctttggttCAGA comes from the Rattus norvegicus strain BN/NHsdMcwi chromosome 10, GRCr8, whole genome shotgun sequence genome and includes:
- the Lig3 gene encoding DNA ligase 3 isoform X8; the encoded protein is MLLAADYMTLAFKTLFPRNLCALGRKELCLFSEQHHWPAIRQFSQWSETNLLCGCCLLQRRKPVLSFQRGHLRPRATHLISWSGSHVGLCTGPCEMAEQRFCVDYAKRGTAGCKKCKEKIVKGVCRIGKVVPNPFSESGGDMKEWYHIKCMFEKLERARATTKKIEDLTELEGWEELEDNEKEQISQHIADLSSKTAATPKKKATVQAKLTTTGQVTSPVKGASFITSTNPRKFSGFSAAKPNNSEQDPSSPAPKTSLSASKCDPKHKDCLLREFRKLCAMVAENPSYNTKTQIIHDFLQKGSTGDGFRGDVYLTVKLLLPGVIKSVYNLNDKQIVKLFSRIFNCNPDDMARDLEQGDVSETIRVFFEQSKSFPPAAKSLLTIQEVDAFLLHLSKLTKEDEQQQALQDIASRCTANDLKCIIRLIKHDLKMNSGAKHVLDALDPNAYEAFKASRNLQDVVERVLHNEQEVEKDPGRRRALSVQASLMTPVQPMLAEACKSIEYAMKKCPNGMFSEIKYDGERVQVHKKGDHFSYFSRSLKPVLPHKVAHFKDYIPKAFPGGQSMILDSEVLLIDNNTGKPLPFGTLGVHKKAAFQDANVCLFVFDCIYFNDVSLMDRPLCERRKFLHDNMVEIRNRIMFSEMKQVTPASQSHSSSKLYTVVYRHEQSILT